A stretch of the Candidatus Saccharimonadales bacterium genome encodes the following:
- a CDS encoding L-histidine N(alpha)-methyltransferase, with amino-acid sequence MLYFSNQELANTHHVSVRTVRNWIESAKSGKLDITLHTKGERVYIANTSKNIAVVQGLAKTGKKFRPHRSQKTVTPKSEFYELYTQGQLYDIVSDLEINHEIPRKYNYFGKGADNWNNYAKRLSQEDTPNTLKASIELLQNNQEYLDYLLEQYDQINVIDVGVGNSLPVREFLGRLLEKKKIGRYIGLDISPTMLKIAESNIQSWFGGDIIFEGHEVDIDHERFGNLLAEEYIKTDSSRTTNLIMFLGGTIANFRKPETVLQVIHDSMGVNDFFIHSQKLDTLSSRRYFDFNPTPSTSQLAPLHQYIFDLLNIDDSLYEVDMGLDKTHHERYIRVILKVGLDIRFRFQGGERVISFDKNDKILLWRARQNNVTGVVNQLTENEFYPIHISQTSNQEFVLTVSRIRRD; translated from the coding sequence ATGCTCTATTTTAGTAACCAAGAACTTGCCAACACACACCATGTCTCAGTTCGAACTGTACGTAACTGGATAGAATCAGCAAAAAGCGGAAAACTAGACATTACTCTACATACCAAAGGAGAACGAGTTTATATTGCTAATACATCCAAAAATATAGCTGTTGTCCAGGGGCTAGCAAAAACCGGTAAAAAATTCAGGCCTCACCGATCCCAAAAGACCGTAACACCAAAATCCGAGTTTTACGAATTATATACACAGGGACAGTTATATGACATTGTATCTGATTTAGAGATTAACCACGAAATACCACGTAAATACAATTACTTCGGTAAAGGTGCAGACAACTGGAATAATTATGCTAAGCGATTATCTCAAGAAGACACGCCAAATACGCTCAAAGCTTCAATAGAATTACTCCAAAACAACCAAGAATATCTTGATTACTTATTAGAGCAATACGATCAAATCAACGTCATAGACGTTGGCGTAGGTAATTCTCTACCAGTCAGAGAGTTCTTAGGTCGATTGCTAGAAAAAAAGAAAATTGGTCGTTATATTGGCCTCGATATTAGTCCGACCATGCTTAAAATTGCTGAATCAAATATACAAAGCTGGTTTGGAGGCGACATTATATTTGAAGGGCATGAGGTAGACATAGATCATGAGCGTTTCGGAAATTTATTAGCAGAAGAATATATCAAGACTGATTCAAGTCGCACAACAAATCTGATTATGTTCTTGGGAGGTACAATTGCTAATTTCCGAAAACCAGAAACAGTACTGCAAGTCATACACGACAGCATGGGCGTCAATGACTTCTTTATCCATTCGCAAAAACTTGATACTCTATCAAGCCGCCGTTACTTCGACTTCAATCCTACACCATCTACATCCCAATTAGCACCCCTCCATCAGTATATTTTTGATTTGCTCAATATTGACGATTCCCTCTATGAAGTAGATATGGGATTAGATAAAACTCATCACGAGCGGTACATTAGAGTTATTTTGAAAGTCGGGCTAGACATACGATTCCGTTTCCAAGGCGGTGAGCGAGTCATAAGTTTTGACAAAAATGACAAAATTTTGCTTTGGCGAGCTCGACAAAATAATGTCACTGGCGTCGTAAACCAGTTAACTGAAAACGAGTTCTATCCTATACATATAAGCCAGACTAGCAATCAGGAGTTTGTTTTAACCGTATCTCGTATCCGACGAGACTAA
- a CDS encoding phosphatase PAP2 family protein: MQEHINPPRSQRKPLRQLVPKLLLVSAYFWVPTLVFLYLANHIKANGPLPGDIAVLNALRQLSSPTLDTAMIAITTLGSAVVVIAGVAIATGILAYLHRRRQAVFLLFSAAGTGAINIGFKYLFQRDRPSLWQQIVTENGFSFPSGHAMISSALALSVILICWNTRYRVWAIVGGSVYFLLVGLSRLYLGVHFPSDVLGGWCVSLLWILTLHYAFDHFGKRRNTSSTTVPGRTT, translated from the coding sequence ATGCAGGAACACATCAATCCTCCCCGATCACAGCGAAAGCCGCTACGGCAGCTCGTACCGAAGCTGTTACTCGTGTCTGCATATTTTTGGGTGCCGACACTTGTCTTTCTGTATCTCGCGAATCACATCAAAGCCAACGGACCGCTGCCTGGAGATATAGCCGTACTTAATGCACTGCGGCAGCTGTCAAGCCCCACCCTGGATACAGCCATGATTGCCATTACGACACTCGGCAGTGCCGTAGTGGTTATCGCTGGAGTGGCCATAGCTACCGGCATACTGGCATATTTGCATCGTCGCAGACAGGCAGTATTCCTGCTATTCAGTGCGGCCGGTACCGGGGCGATCAACATCGGTTTCAAATATTTATTCCAACGTGATCGGCCGTCGCTCTGGCAGCAGATCGTGACTGAAAACGGCTTTTCGTTCCCGAGCGGCCACGCCATGATATCAAGTGCACTTGCGCTCAGTGTCATACTGATATGCTGGAACACACGTTACCGTGTATGGGCAATCGTGGGTGGGAGTGTCTACTTCCTACTTGTCGGACTCAGCCGGTTGTATCTCGGCGTGCATTTCCCTTCTGATGTGCTCGGCGGCTGGTGTGTCAGCCTGCTCTGGATTCTGACACTGCACTACGCATTCGACCACTTCGGCAAGCGTAGAAATACATCGTCCACTACAGTGCCCGGTCGTACTACGTAA
- a CDS encoding zinc-dependent alcohol dehydrogenase: MRAVTWQGKRKISIEEVPDPRIQDPTDAIIKITSTAICGSDLHLYEVMTPFMDKGDIMGHEPMGIVQEVGAAVKQIKPGDRVVIPFNIACGACHMCKRGLTTQCEVTQVKEHNRGAALFGYTKLYGHVPGGQAEFLRVPHADFMAKKIPVGPPDERFLYLSDVLPTAWQAVKYANVPENDTVAVLGLGPIGDMATRIARYFGAKTVIGIDLVPERLARAKANGIDTIDVREFEGDQQALAQAVRDLTAGRGPSAVIDAVGMEAHGSPNIKAIQTMTGMLPDAAAQKIFTTAGMDRLFALHSAIEMVGRGGTISLSGVYAGQADPISLDALFDKQIQLRMGQANAPFLTQEILPLLLEDNLFDVDNFATHRLPLSDAPHAYEIFQKKQDNAIKIVLKP; the protein is encoded by the coding sequence ATGAGGGCTGTAACCTGGCAAGGCAAACGAAAGATTAGTATCGAAGAAGTTCCCGATCCTCGTATTCAAGATCCAACAGATGCAATCATCAAGATTACCTCCACTGCCATCTGTGGTTCAGACCTGCATCTCTATGAAGTTATGACGCCCTTCATGGACAAGGGAGACATCATGGGACACGAGCCCATGGGAATAGTGCAAGAGGTGGGAGCGGCAGTTAAGCAAATCAAGCCGGGGGACCGGGTAGTTATACCATTCAATATTGCCTGTGGCGCCTGCCACATGTGCAAAAGGGGCTTAACCACGCAGTGTGAGGTGACGCAGGTCAAAGAACACAACCGCGGCGCCGCACTGTTCGGCTACACGAAATTGTACGGACATGTACCTGGCGGTCAGGCAGAGTTTCTCCGCGTGCCGCATGCCGACTTTATGGCTAAAAAAATTCCCGTCGGCCCGCCCGATGAGCGGTTTCTGTATCTTTCGGACGTCCTGCCCACGGCTTGGCAGGCAGTGAAGTATGCAAACGTTCCCGAAAATGACACTGTAGCTGTGCTTGGACTCGGCCCGATCGGTGACATGGCTACCCGTATCGCCAGATACTTCGGCGCTAAAACCGTTATTGGTATAGATCTTGTGCCAGAGCGCTTGGCTAGGGCAAAGGCGAACGGTATTGATACGATTGACGTCCGAGAATTCGAAGGCGACCAACAAGCACTCGCTCAGGCTGTCCGGGATTTGACGGCCGGCCGCGGGCCTTCGGCGGTCATCGATGCAGTCGGGATGGAGGCGCACGGCTCACCAAATATCAAAGCAATCCAAACGATGACTGGCATGCTGCCTGATGCTGCAGCCCAAAAGATATTTACGACAGCCGGCATGGACCGCTTGTTTGCGCTGCATAGTGCCATCGAAATGGTCGGGCGGGGCGGGACGATATCATTGTCCGGCGTGTACGCTGGGCAGGCTGACCCGATATCGCTCGATGCACTGTTTGACAAGCAAATCCAGTTGCGAATGGGCCAGGCGAACGCGCCGTTTTTGACACAGGAAATCCTGCCGCTGCTACTTGAGGATAATTTATTC